GTTATCGTCTCCTGTATCGGTAGTTGTAACGGATTTCCCTAAATTTGAATCTTCAAATTCGTCTATTCCTGTGTAAAATGTACCTTCCTAGTAGTCAATTACtggtcatttaaaaaaaaatgtcattaggATCTCAGATAGACAGGtaataattgttcaaataACTTACAATTTTCCATGCTGTCTGTGATGTCATGGAGATTGGTTTGATAGTTCCTCCTTAAATGCTCCGTGAAATGCTTTTTGAATACTCTGTGATTGtttgttaaatgttttttgaagTAGACTTGTAAACAGTGATTCGTAAGAGGGCCTCAAACTACTGACTTGGATATGTCCTCTGAATGAAAACGCCCAAATATATTTCGTTTGATGTGAAGGCCCCACCCCTGATACCAAAGTTCTATACCCTGTTCAGGTAAGAGTGCCCAAACTCACGCATTCATACTAAGCCATCGACAACTGTCAGACGCCCTGTGATTGGTCGTCATTGTACGACCGCCGTCGTTGATTGTTGGAGTcactatgtataaatatgcgTCGGCACACAAAAGCGCACTCCGTAGCAAAATACACGCGCGAACAGAACTGGTTTTCGTCCGAGCGACTGAACACTTTTAACCTGAACAGGGTATAGTGAGCCAACAAGGACTTTTAACTAGTGTAATGTCTCTTTTGAAGAGTAAaggtaacattttaaaatacataatatataaattgaatatttcaaataaatatttgaatggtTAGATCACTTAACAGCATTATCCTTCagaagaaatgaaaaaaatgttatattatcatttgatGAAACGTATATCacataagatatattatgacaAGAGCAATGAACAAAATTTAGGACCAGataaatgtgttataataaagttataatggCCAAaggtgaatatttatatttaattatttattattattatatgcataggGCTTATTCAACAATGGAAACAAcccatattttattcatttgataCAGCTATGACCAAAGATATTCtaatgaacataattttaatttacactatGTTGTATATGAAGTAGGTAATAGACGATACGGGACTAACCAACATTGGCTAATGGAaggcattaaatataaaacctaCATCACGTTCATTTGAAAAtcctgaaacaaaaaaaaagggtGCCTGTACTTGCTTTCCTTTATCTTATTAAACTCATGATAAATCACTTTATTGATAAAGGTTTTATCTTACCCGATGAAAGCTATATTTGTTGAGGAGTTGTTGAACAATATGTATGTGTAGCAACAAATTCTAATTACGAACTTgcacataaaatatcataaaaacaataactttgTTACTACATactgaataaaattttaattttataaccattGTCAACCAATTTACACTTTTGTGTAAGTAGATTACTACCCTCTTTAAATCctggacttttttttttcgtcaaaTGTTCTATATGTTTCAGAATGGActcattaattattgaaatgcataggaaaaatattaaaaaaaaaaaaaaacaacctaTACATTTGTGTAGATACGTTCTGTtatctgtaataataaatcaattttttatgttacatattattatcaacaaataacaattttaataataataaaaaaaaaaatattgaacttcttaatacatttttatagttaacttGAAAAACaacagaatataaaaaaaataattgcagtaaataatacagtatttttttatctttaaatctttaaaacatGTGTTCTTTGCAGTtcaacacaaataaatattacacttaCTATATTTTACCCAAGTACtactttaacattttttatttctgcaATTTCTTGCAGtcttaaaatcattaacaatTGGCCAGTGTTCATATTTGTCATTCTTTTTATGCTCAGGTGGAAAAGgagttctataattttaaattttttgttgtgATTCAGCTGGTTCAAGGTTATCTTCACTAGACGACGAAGAGTCGACCGTAAGAGgacgtttgtttttaatagaagCTGCTAACCAATCACGTGCTAtttccattttaaatttccataTTCAAAGCATATTGTCTATACTCCATCCATGCATTAACAATAGATAGGTCGATAAAGTGTAAGGCAATTTTAAGtgaccatttttttatttttatccacgTGCGGTAAGCCTCGAGTTGTTGGTCGCACACGTCTACAACACCCATATTTTGGTTATAAGTCTTGATTACTGATGGTCAAGGaacttctatatattttttttcagacatACTCCAACGTGTTACCATTGTGTGAGGTTCCACACCTGTGGATGTTGATAATACAGTGACACACTTACTATCTTTCCACTTTATTGCAACTATTTGGTTATCAGACCGTGTATGTTCTTCCTATTTCCCTTGCTTAAACTTTTTATCTTCActgaaatgtacattttttaaacgattattCATAATTGTACCTGTCGtctttatattaattgcatttaaaCGATCTAATAATGGAACGGTAGTGAAATAtcagtcaaaaaataatacagagTTTTCTGGAATAGTTTTTGCTAATCTTAAGACCACCGCTGGGCCTAATCCAAGTGATTTATCTAATGGTGTATTTTTAccttaataaatttcaaaatcaagTTATTCTGGATAAGATATCATTCGTAGTCGCCCCAGAGAAATGTAAATCCATCATTTTCACCCGACGTAGATATCTAGATgcccaaaatatatatttcgataataatattatccccTATGTTCCCAATATCACTTATCTAGGTATCATCTTAGACGCCAAACTACGTTGGAAACCACAAATTACTTCTCTCTCAGCTACTGTTTCCCGATGGTCCAACTTCCTCAGGTCGGTAACTAATACCTGGTGGGGTTCCCACCCTTCTAGTTTATTAATGATCTATCGTACCCTCATACGGTCCAAACTAGATTATGGTTGTTTTCTTTACGGCTCAGCATCTTGctcaaatttaaacaaaataaataaactccaAATCTCCTGTCTCAGAAATATCATGGGTTACCTAAGATCAACCCCCTGCCCAGTTATCAAAGTAGAATCAGACAGTGCTCCCTTTAACATCAGATGCCGATGGCTAGCCagtaaatttcttttaaagcAACTTGCTCACtccaataatcatatttttgacaTGTATTACTCACTATTCCTCACTTGGCGATACGTTCCGAAGTCATTATCAATTCTCTCATTAACAGCTAACTCTCTTTCAAATTTTCATCAATACATTCTAAACTCCACCAAACTCCCTCTTTATGAACAATCATATGAATCTCTACTTTTTTCTCCACTTGTTcaaactgaaaataatttctcCTCCCTATCGTCCAACGATCTACAAGCCATGCCTGTACCtatgataaacaaaatattcacaGATTTCCTCAATACCAACTTTAGTAatcatataatagtatatacagaTGGATCTGTCTCACCCCTCTCAGCaggtttttcattttatattcctGAACTACATATCTcttttacaaacaatttacCCCCTTCTTCGTCTTCCTTCACCGCAGAATGTTATGCCATCATAGAAGCTCTAATTCTTATATCAAAGTTGGCtcctaataattatctaatagcTTCCGACTCCTTGTCCTGTCTACTAGATCTCAAATCCAACCCCTTCAATTCCCTTCCTTCCCCTCTAGCTCTccgtataaaacataatactctCACACTTCACCAGTCTAATTATTCCATTCAATTCCTGTGGATCCCTAGTCACATAGGAATTTATGGAAATGAAGTAGCCGATAATCTAGCCAAATCTACGTCTTCTTTAATTTGTCCTTCTCTTACCCAACTCCCTCATACAGACTTTACGCCTACTATACGTCATCACATTAAGCACCTTTGGTCCTCCCAATGGTCAAATCTCCCAGAAAAATTTGCCGCtagatataaacatatagttcCCATTATTCCACAAAAAATCTGGTTCAACAACCTCCATTTATCTAGAGCAACTATCGTCCAATTTAACCGCCTACGCTCAGATCACACAACCCTGCCTGCTCATGCCTACATACTTGACCTAAATGATTCCCCATTCTGCACCTTACACATAACAGAAATGCCCTGTGATCTTTCTCACATCCTTTTCGAATGTCCTTCTCTATACCCAAAACGCACTACTTTGTTTAATTCCTTAAAACCCCTTAATATCTCCCCTAATCTATATTCTATTCTCAATTCTAATTCTGAAActgtcattaatttaataataaccttTATTCTGGAGGCTGgctttagaatttaatttttgtaatattatattttgttttgtattcttTCTCGTTTATTGTATCtgtattacctattaattgttgagctataattgtatttacaaaaagctaataaaaaaaaaaaaaaaaatttcaaaatcaagTTCTAAACCCTTTGAAGTTGTGATCACCAAGTTTTTAAGACCAACTGGTCTAGGTTTATTTCTAACGTATTGTCTATAGGGAATACGTCccaaaaattgtatcatttgCTCATCAATAGAAAAGCAACTTATATTACGCGGTATTCTTAAACAAGTATTAGGTACGCTGTCAATAATTGGTTTAATTTTCCAAAAGCGATCTGCCTGTGGTGGACGATTGTTGATATTCACAAAATGTAAACAAGAACgaagtaaaaaaaacctatcTCTCGTAATAGCTTGtgcaataaaatcaaattggaTACCTCTTTGCCAGTACATATGAATACATACGAGGATACTTTATTATACCCATCATTGCATGAGCTCCATAAAGaacttttatttcattagCACAGGTTTTAAGTTCTTTTCAAAGTTTCgacatactatacatatttgtaaataaagcTGCTTCATCAAAATACGAGTCtggaagatattttttaatataactagaTGCCGATTCAATTACTTTGAAAGCATGTGGACCATATTGTTGATCTGGTAATTGAATACTATTAAAAGGTACTAGAGCCCAACCAGTAGTTGTTACAATAATCGGAGTTTGAGGTTGATCATGTAGTTGTAAATTAGGTAGTGTATTCGAGGTATCTACAATAATTTCATGATCACTAACCTGTTCAAATCCAGTATCTTCTTCTTCGTCTCCATCATCATCTAcagtatttttgttaatacctGAAGGTTGCCACGTTTTGTCAGCATCGGAATCGTCACTAAATCTGTCAATTTCCGACTCATCAGACAAAAATGATACAATATCACACTCCGTTATTGTTTTCGGTttcataattaacaataaaatatactttaataattatttaaaacaaatatgacactaaaaaataagaaaatgacattaaaaattatcactaatacaataatacacacGATCAGCTCAGTTAACGAACtaaaataaacactataaaaccaACGTACACATACGTGTAGGTTAAACATATTCgtggttataaaaaataaaacagaataTAAATTCACGATTACCATAGTACAATATTCTTtgtttaattctaaaatagaaacaagcttaaaaataaaatattgataaataattaaaggtCTGGGCTTATCGacaaatatgtacaaaaaaataaacgcaataaaaattattaaaattagaatattatcgctttatttagatattattacttttttttttctaaatatagcTTGTCACATACACAATCGTGTGGTATAAGTCTGAAAtctctattttatttagttttaattatatcgatTTTCAAAACTGAACCACACATTTGTGTATGTTAGTTTTcagttaatacaaaaatagaaattaatattaggatTTAAAGAGATAACGATTTGTATACACAAATGTATGGTTTAGTAAGAAATTACAGTTATTAGATTTAAAGATGGAATACAGTGATGTAGATTTCTTAACTACTAGAAGGCTAAATGCTGacgttttagaattttttttttagtttcattaAAGGGATGATTAGTTTAAATACTCATATTTTTCCACTAGAGTTTAAATATTGGTCTgtggaataatatataataacataggtactttttagtttgtttataaatgtaataatacctacatgcTCATTTTTGTTTGGTAGCTTACGaagatatttattagatgGAAATATTACAATCGTGTATTTAATGGACATTGGAATACTGAAGATATAAACGAAGAAAGTTATTAAGAAAGAAAGAGTATATAAAGAAAgcagtattttaaatagatattaaaaatgatgttaTTGATGAAGCAATATCAAGTATTGAATCACTTAATGGAACAAGCTCTAATTATCAAATACCtcaataaagtttataatttttgaagaaaTTTGAGTAACAGGTACCTTTATTTAGTAAGtttgttatacttatactcTATTATCATGGATATGtctgtaataataaacacattaattaattaataatagtaagcaTGTAGGTAATtgtgtacttttattttaaattcttatagaTGTTAACTAATGAGTTACATATGTCTGATATTGTAAAGGATTGCTTGGAATATGTAACAGGCTCAGTAGCCAGAAAGTTTTTGAACAAATATCAAGGTCTAGGCAAAAATTTTGGTAATGTGATGGGATCTGATTCCTCTTGGACCGAACAAATGTTTAAAGGTAATTTGTTTAAGCCTTCAAAGAGTGATGAAAGTACTGACGTGGCCTTACAGGGAAACCGCTCTATCACTTCTCTAGTCAACCGCCAATCCGTGACATACGCCAGGGCGATAGACCCGCGGATACCACGAACTGGTCTGAAAAAGACTAGTTCATTGTTTTCCACGATACCGCATGGATACGACCCCACCGAGTTcgtacgcatattataattcttaggACCGAGTGCGTGTTCAAGATAAAACCATCACTTTTTGTGTTATATCCAATCGGTCCTTGCGATCTAGAAAcatcattgtattattactatgttatcacactaataaataaatataatcagttTTTGTCATAACTTAAAAAACGTGTCTTCACGtcacatattatactcattCCCAGTGACAGAACCATCAACGCAACACCCCCCGCAGTACGTGACTACTGACTACTACccatattttcatttgaagGAAGCGAGGTTCGGAACTCCATCATCAAACAcacatactattaaaatattgattatattttaatattttataaattgcatatatatatatatatctaaatccCCCCACGACAAATTGaactaattcaattttaaaacaatttttatcaaaactaatTCCCATGACTGATAATTAGGGTTAggatttgtatgtaaatacatatttttattaaaacatgataaattcatttcacgtgatttgcaataaaataaaacatatattttattttacatgtttttacatattttgtcataaatacataatataaagatcaataaagatattttttttatattgctgctaaaagtttttattacaattacttgaaggaaaacttatggataaccttttattgggttttttaactaagtataaatcacaaaaattttacgaattttcacTTCAAAATttcttgcaaattttcgcgattttgatatatttcgcaaacatttaaactttaaatgctttaaacaaaaatcgtAACAAacgattttcgattttttttttttaatacgacaAGGATAACTTAAACTttgtattagattttaaagattttttggaatgccaatttttttttataggcattaaaaaaaaaaacttagaaaaatatagGAATAAAACGTTGCGGTTGACTAATTGTTATTACTCGACTATAGTCGGACATTTGTAATGgtccaaaataattgtaaaacaataatctttgtcatatgttt
This genomic stretch from Rhopalosiphum maidis isolate BTI-1 chromosome 3, ASM367621v3, whole genome shotgun sequence harbors:
- the LOC113558228 gene encoding uncharacterized protein LOC113558228 yields the protein MVYFYLNKFQNQVILDKISFVVAPEKCKSIIFTRRRYLDAQNIYFDNNIIPYVPNITYLGIILDAKLRWKPQITSLSATVSRWSNFLRSVTNTWWGSHPSSLLMIYRTLIRSKLDYGCFLYGSASCSNLNKINKLQISCLRNIMGYLRSTPCPVIKVESDSAPFNIRCRWLASKFLLKQLAHSNNHIFDMYYSLFLTWRYVPKSLSILSLTANSLSNFHQYILNSTKLPLYEQSYESLLFSPLVQTENNFSSLSSNDLQAMPVPMINKIFTDFLNTNFSNHIIVYTDGSVSPLSAGFSFYIPELHISFTNNLPPSSSSFTAECYAIIEALILISKLAPNNYLIASDSLSCLLDLKSNPFNSLPSPLALRIKHNTLTLHQSNYSIQFLWIPSHIGIYGNEVADNLAKSTSSLICPSLTQLPHTDFTPTIRHHIKHLWSSQWSNLPEKFAARYKHIVPIIPQKIWFNNLHLSRATIVQFNRLRSDHTTLPAHAYILDLNDSPFCTLHITEMPCDLSHILFECPSLYPKRTTLFNSLKPLNISPNLYSILNSNSETVINLIITFILEAGFRI